One Malania oleifera isolate guangnan ecotype guangnan chromosome 9, ASM2987363v1, whole genome shotgun sequence DNA segment encodes these proteins:
- the LOC131164770 gene encoding cytochrome P450 CYP736A12-like, with protein sequence MSPAIVVVFAVVLGALWLFDHLRRRNGPKPPPGPPAFPIIGNLHLLGDLPHSNLRRLAQKYGPIMSMRLGQVPTVVVSTPAAAELFLKTHDLVFASRPRLQAPEYLSYGNKGVGFSQYGPYWRDVRRICTVNLLSPGKIESYGGLRKEEVGSLVRWLKEAAAEREVANVTVKLSVLMEDITCRMLFGRSRDERFELKKVVREFLFLTGSSNIGDFIPWLKPLDLQGLKRRMKATGKAFDSILEIMIDEHILDGSGRSSTGSHGDFMDMMLSLMNESQYSQDESLRIIDRTNIKAVLIDLLVGGTDSSSSTVEWAISELIRQPKLMRKLQDEIKSIVGKKEFVDEADLPRMAYLDNVVKETLRLHPVSPLLAPHESTEDITINGYFIPKKSRILVNAWAIGRDPSAWPNSPEEFNPERFVGSEVDLQGRDFQLIPFGSGRRACPGMRLGLTTVRLVLAHLVHCFDWELPGGVSPSKLDMSQKFAGLVSPRAHPLLAVPVYRFQS encoded by the exons ATGTCGCCAGCAATTGTTGTTGTCTTCGCCGTCGTCCTCGGAGCACTCTGGTTATTCGATCATCTCCGGCGGCGAAACGGGCCGAAACCACCTCCGGGACCGCCAGCGTTCCCCATCATCGGCAACCTCCACTTGCTCGGCGACCTCCCCCACAGCAACCTGCGCCGGTTGGCTCAGAAGTACGGCCCCATAATGTCGATGAGGCTGGGGCAGGTGCCCACGGTGGTGGTGTCGACGCCAGCAGCGGCGGAGCTTTTCCTCAAGACCCACGACCTCGTCTTCGCAAGCCGGCCCAGACTGCAAGCCCCAGAGTACCTTTCTTACGGGAATAAGGGCGTGGGGTTTTCGCAGTACGGTCCATACTGGCGTGACGTCCGGAGAATCTGCACCGTCAACCTTCTCAGCCCGGGGAAGATCGAGTCGTATGGGGGGTTGCGGAAGGAGGAGGTGGGGTCGCTGGTGCGGTGGCTGAAAGAAGCGGCAGCGGAGCGTGAGGTGGCGAACGTGACGGTGAAGCTGTCGGTGCTCATGGAGGACATCACTTGCCGAATGTTGTTTGGGAGGAGCAGGGACGAGAGGTTTGAGCTGAAGAAGGTTGTCCGGGAATTCCTTTTCTTGACGGGTTCTTCCAATATTGGAGACTTCATTCCGTGGCTCAAGCCGCTTGACCTTCAg GGATTAAAACGACGGATGAAGGCGACAGGCAAGGCCTTCGACAGTATCTTGGAAATCATGATCGATGAGCACATACTAGACGGCAGTGGGCGTAGCAGCACCGGCTCCCACGGAGACTTCATGGACATGATGCTGTCGCTGATGAACGAATCCCAGTACTCCCAGGACGAGTCTCTGCGCATCATCGACCGAACCAATATCAAAGCGGTCCTCATAGACTTGCTGGTGGGCGGGACCGACAGCTCGTCCTCCACCGTCGAGTGGGCGATCTCGGAGCTCATCCGCCAGCCGAAGCTGATGCGAAAGCTCCAAGACGAGATCAAGAGCATTGTCGGAAAGAAAGAGTTTGTGGATGAGGCAGACTTGCCGCGCATGGCCTACCTGGACAACGTGGTGAAAGAAACTCTGAGACTCCACCCTGTGTCGCCGCTGCTGGCGCCGCACGAGTCCACGGAGGACATCACCATCAACGGGTACTTCATACCGAAGAAGTCGCGGATTTTGGTGAATGCCTGGGCGATCGGGCGAGACCCGAGTGCGTGGCCCAACAGCCCGGAGGAATTCAACCCGGAAAGGTTTGTGGGGAGCGAGGTGGACCTGCAGGGACGGGACTTCCAGCTGATCCCATTCGGGTCGGGGCGGCGGGCGTGCCCCGGAATGCGCCTGGGCCTCACCACAGTTCGACTGGTGCTGGCTCACTTGGTGCACTGCTTTGATTGGGAGCTCCCTGGCGGAGTGTCGCCCTCGAAGCTCGACATGAGTCAAAAATTTGCGGGCTTGGTGTCGCCCAGGGCTCATCCATTGCTTGCCGTTCCTGTTTATCGCTTCCAAAGCTAA